A section of the Lepus europaeus isolate LE1 chromosome 10, mLepTim1.pri, whole genome shotgun sequence genome encodes:
- the LOC133768903 gene encoding uncharacterized LOC128706665 homolog — MNLQNFWRDYKVLVVMVPLVGLIHLGWHRIKSSPVFQVPNKDNIPEPDSLALASLRKGPPQGK, encoded by the coding sequence ATGAACTTGCAGAACTTCTGGAGAGACTACAAAGTTCTGGTGGTTATGGTACCTCTAGTCGGGCTCATCCATTTGGGGTGGCACAGAATCAAAAGTAGCCCCGTTTTCCAAGTACCTAACAAGGACAACATTCCTGAGCCAGACAGTCTGGCCCTTGCGAGTCTGCGGAAGGGCCCACCCCAAGGGAAATAG
- the LOC133768905 gene encoding uncharacterized LOC128706666 homolog, whose amino-acid sequence MRNTSWIRKNWLLVAGVSFIGVHLGTYFIQRAAKQSVKSQSGSK is encoded by the coding sequence ATGAGAAACACCAGCTGGATCCGAAAGAACTGGCTTCTTGTAGCTGGCGTGTCTTTCATAGGTGTCCATCTTGGAACGTACTTTATACAGAGGGCTGCAAAACAGTCTGTAAAGTCTCAGTCTGGAAGCAAATAG